One Torulaspora globosa chromosome 5, complete sequence DNA window includes the following coding sequences:
- the SSK1 gene encoding mitogen-activated protein kinase kinase kinase SSK1 (ancestral locus Anc_5.230): MNNIDKMERKSPRDVGRATTLNSALPWKVWLRIEQWTDEINEPFALHFNEQDTIDDLKTKIFDKLNGLRWSRLNDNASIAIAYYVSRDFIDERTPPFPRPPSSPVDATSSFSGRNRSFHYPKPLALGISEDFSRRCYSVTASPSRSASNSPNLVKIWQPPLVRYRSASPYGRLGGTSVPHPQSTMNAAKRVPGVLNKSYEFPPEEKDNDSPDMKISFEPDELIITVYSSLFGHIGSQRASEALFVVCNEREPALSVTAPPPALSAINASTYVPTNEEIDRQLSDIQASGMKEGLFLETDLPHGSTNDNEEIEVPALLDSTTPTDEEGEIEREFKLITNEEQLKKESRCLQDTEHATDSPKPAILLLPKNYTGGVDLNELDSKFSSDSSSPGSTGGNDCETGRQSQQAISTSSYAPLDENEIGLIHPLLESERKKNTSSCPSSPQLPAKPTTIVPSLRSNTSITSLHENQLPNGFTTPTNHEIFPKINVLIVEDNVINQAILRSFLKKHKISYKVAKNGQEAVDRWKEGGIDLIFMDLQLPVFSGMDAAKKIRDLEKQNISKQNNSVRTSNNKAPVIIVAFTASNSLVDKREALLSGCNDYLTKPVNLHWLSKKINEWGCMQALIDFDGWKKGQSRMTDSVIKASPKFPKASEFNSGHSSSSRRSRNTSETRQ, encoded by the coding sequence ATGAATAATATCGACAAAATGGAACGAAAATCTCCGCGAGACGTCGGTAGAGCTACGACTTTGAATTCTGCGTTGCCCTGGAAGGTTTGGTTACGAATTGAGCAGTGGACCGATGAGATTAACGAACCTTTTGCCCTCCATTTTAACGAACAAGATACTATAGATGACTTGAAGACTAAGATATTCGATAAATTAAATGGCTTGAGATGGTCAAGATTGAATGATAATGCATCTATTGCTATTGCGTATTACGTGAGTAGGGATTTTATCGACGAACGAACTCCTCCATTTCCAAGACCTCCCAGCAGCCCGGTTGATGCTACGAGCAGCTTTAGCGGTCGAAATAGGAGTTTCCATTACCCGAAGCCCTTGGCGTTGGGAATATCGGAAGATTTTTCTCGGCGATGCTATAGTGTCACGGCAAGCCCCAGTAGGTCCGCTTCGAACAGTCCTAATCTGGTCAAGATTTGGCAGCCCCCATTGGTACGTTATCGATCAGCATCACCCTATGGGAGACTGGGCGGCACCAGTGTACCACATCCACAATCCACAATGAATGCGGCAAAGCGGGTACCAGGCGTTTTAAACAAAAGCTACGAGTTTCCGCCCGAGGAAAAGGACAATGACTCCCCTGACATGAAGATTTCATTCGAACCAGATGAACTGATAATAACTGTCTACAGCAGCCTCTTTGGCCACATCGGCTCGCAGCGAGCTTCCGAAGCCCTGTTCGTAGTCTGCAACGAAAGAGAACCTGCTTTATCTGTTACGGCGCCACCACCCGCATTGAGTGCCATAAATGCATCTACATATGTCCCCACTAATGAGGAAATAGATCGACAGCTCTCGGATATTCAGGCCTCAGGCATGAAAGAAGGCCTGTTTCTCGAAACTGACCTACCTCATGGTTCAACGAATGACaatgaagagattgaagtACCAGCTCTGTTGGATTCTACGACTCCCACCGACGAAGAGGGAGAAATAGAGCGCGAATTTAAGCTGATCACAAACGAAGaacagctgaagaaagaatcTCGTTGCTTGCAGGACACCGAGCATGCCACAGACTCGCCTAAACCGGCtattctccttcttccGAAGAACTATACTGGAGGTGTCGACCTCAACGAGCTTGACTCAAAATTCTCGTCTGATTCATCCTCCCCTGGCTCCACAGGCGGTAATGACTGCGAGACTGGAAGGCAAAGCCAGCAGGCTAtttccacttcttcctACGCTCCTTTAGATGAAAATGAAATTGGGTTGATTCATCCATTGCTTGAAAGTGAGCGGAAGAAAAATACAAGCTCGTGTCCAAGCTCCCCACAACTGCCAGCGAAACCGACTACTATTGTACCAAGTCTACGTTCTAATACATCTATCACTTCACTCCATGAGAACCAGTTACCGAACGGCTTCACTACGCCGACCAATCATGAAATATTTCCCAAAATTAATGTTCTCATTGTTGAAGACAACGTTATAAATCAGGCAATTCTACGATCGTTTTTAAAAAAGCATAAAATATCATACAAGGTTGCCAAGAATGGTCAAGAGGCTGTCGACAGGTGGAAAGAAGGAGGGATAGATTTGATCTTTATGGATTTGCAGCTGCCCGTTTTCTCTGGAATGGATGCAGCGAAAAAGATCAGAGATTTGGAGAAACAGAATATCTCTAAACAGAACAATTCAGTCAGAACTTCGAATAACAAGGCTCCAGTTATCATTGTCGCCTTTACAGCATCTAACTCTCTTGTTGACAAGAGAGAAGCTCTGTTGTCAGGTTGCAATGATTATCTAACGAAGCCTGTCAATTTGCACTGGCTTAGTAAGAAAATCAATGAATGGGGTTGTATGCAGGCCTTGATAGACTTCGACGGCTGGAAGAAAGGGCAGAGCAGAATGACCGACAGCGTTATTAAGGCATCTCCAAAGTTTCCTAAAGCATCAGAATTTAACTCTGGCCACAGTTCCTCGAGCCGAAGAAGCCGGAACACCAGCGAAACACGTCAATAG
- the SSL1 gene encoding TFIIH/NER complex subunit SSL1 (ancestral locus Anc_5.226) produces MGLDSDSDDEQVIVSSKESRRQKKRIDLDDLGEEGDGGENAGVVNNGSKQSGDRRIRRSREQGKRKKLSNKNLQGANGGYAWEDEIKRSWDLVKVDEDGDMSSLAASIIESRKKRSALKNITPYQRGIIRTLVLVLDCSEAMAEKDLRPNRHVMIVQYAIDFVHEFFDQNPISQLGIVTMRNGLAQMISQISGNPQDHIDALKQIRKQEPKGNPSLQNALEMSRGLLLPVPAHCTKEVLIIFGSLSSTDPGDIHQTIASLVQESIRVKVIGLSAQVAICKELCKATNYGDESFYKVPLDETHCKELFEEAVVPLPVNKINRGFTLVRMGFPTRIFEDSPTFCACHSQLMYGGYFCPNCQSKVCSLPTVCPCCDLMLILSTHLARSYHHLMPLKTFSEVPSTENFPTDNCFSCQIRFPTIKNNKTGELLTSSRYRCENCKQDFCIDCDVYIHEILHNCPGCESQPVIM; encoded by the coding sequence ATGGGGCTGGACTCGGATAGTGATGATGAGCAAGTGATAGTTTCGTcaaaagaaagcagaagacagaagaagcgGATCGACCTAGATGATTTGGGTGAGGAAGGAGATGGCGGTGAGAATGCTGGAGTAGTGAACAATGGTTCGAAGCAAAGTGGTGATAGAAGGATCCGTCGTTCCAGGGAGCAGGgaaaaaggaagaaattgtcTAACAAGAATTTACAAGGTGCCAACGGTGGTTACGCATGGGAGGATGAGATTAAGAGAAGTTGGGATCTGGTGAAAGTAGACGAAGATGGAGATATGAGCTCGCTTGCGGCAAGTATTATCGAATCgaggaaaaagagaagCGCTTTAAAGAATATCACGCCCTACCAAAGAGGTATCATCAGGACCTTGGTACTGGTGCTGGACTGTAGTGAGGCAATGGCAGAGAAGGATCTGAGGCCGAATCGGCATGTCATGATAGTACAGTATGCGATTGATTTTGTTCATGAATTTTTCGATCAGAATCCCATCTCACAGTTGGGGATTGTCACGATGCGCAATGGGCTGGCACAGATGATTAGTCAGATAAGTGGCAACCCGCAAGATCATATCGATGCTTTGAAACAGATCAGAAAACAAGAACCGAAAGGCAATCCGTCTCTCCAGAACGCCCTTGAGATGTCCAGGGGACTTCTTCTACCGGTGCCGGCTCATTGCACCAAAGAGGTGTTAATCATTTTCGGATCACTTTCCAGTACTGATCCCGGCGATATACATCAAACTATCGCTTCGTTGGTACAAGAATCAATCCGTGTTAAAGTCATTGGTCTGTCAGCTCAAGTGGCCATATGTAAAGAACTTTGCAAAGCGACAAATTATGGCGACGAAAGTTTTTACAAGGTTCCGCTGGATGAAACCCACTGTAAAgaacttttcgaagaagcagttgtACCGCTGCCTGTGAATAAGATAAACAGGGGTTTCACTCTTGTAAGAATGGGTTTCCCGACGAGAATTTTTGAGGACTCCCCGACATTTTGTGCTTGCCATTCACAATTGATGTATGGCGGATATTTTTGCCCCAATTGCCAAAGCAAGGTTTGCTCTCTACCGACAGTTTGTCCCTGCTGCGACTTGATGCTCATACTCTCCACTCACTTGGCTAGGTCGTACCACCATTTAATGCCCTTAAAGACATTTTCAGAAGTTCCATCGACGGAGAACTTCCCTACAGACAACTGCTTTAGCTGTCAGATAAGATTTCCCACAATAAAAAATAATAAGACCGGTGAGTTATTAACAAGTTCCAGATACAGGTGCGAGAATTGTAAACAGGACTTTTGCATAGACTGCGACGTATACATCcatgaaattcttcataACTGTCCCGGTTGCGAATCGCAACCGGTGATAATGTAG
- the THI73 gene encoding Thi73p (ancestral locus Anc_5.227) encodes MSAAASAISYVESRGKEEDVTTNVKADDVSNSSDNYGSSTLDEADDEVDVALLFLKENHAKETVIEKDDQLRTAEEKSRANFYGASDLPPKVLRKLDIFVLPFLCCTYLLMFLDKALLNYAAAMGIKKHLKGNEFSNLGTIFSAAYIFMEPIVTYLIQKFPISKIMAIFIVCWGIVLACHSACKTYASLMVVRTLLGMFESASAVGCIAVSGMYYTKSEQSARIGYWAAQAGTGYIIGGLISFGFLHYHGKSFTSWQIMFLVVGLVTVVFGIITFLYLPDNVTNAWFLNQDEKVAVVKHIRDNQTGVENKKFKKQHVKELIFHDKLTWPMLAITAFSQISTGSIGTFSVTITQTFGFDSKQTALLQLPIGAITIIIIIVTTQMISRWNQITLVTTSMYIPAIIGCIVMLALPLSNHVGNLLALYLLYSGSCVITNIYIWNSCNTSGYCKRIVRNALTMIVYNVACIVAPQMFRAYSAPRYVPAKIALLVTQCVCVPLQLYVGYLSRRENLKRDKEQEGQVIENYQFLDLTDIENRSFRYVY; translated from the coding sequence ATGAGTGCTGCAGCTAGTGCTATTAGTTATGTGGAATCTAGAggtaaagaagaagatgtcacCACTAATGTTAAGGCAGACGATGTTTCAAACTCATCCGATAATTATGGGAGTAGCACTTTagatgaagctgatgatgaggTTGACGTCGCTTTACTATTTCTGAAGGAGAATCATGCCAAGGAAACAGTTATCGAGAAAGATGATCAGTTGAGGACggctgaagaaaagagcagGGCGAATTTTTATGGTGCAAGTGACCTGCCACCAAAGGTTCTGAGAAAATTGGATATTTTTGTGTTGCCTTTCTTGTGCTGTACCTACTTGCTCATGTTTCTTGATAAGGCATTGTTAAACTATGCGGCAGCGATGGGgatcaagaagcatttgaaaggGAATGAATTCTCGAATTTAGGTACTATTTTCTCTGCCGCATACATCTTCATGGAACCTATTGTCACCTATTTGATTCAAAAGTTCCCGATATCTAAAATCATGGCGATCTTCATTGTGTGTTGGGGTATTGTGCTCGCCTGTCATTCCGCGTGTAAGACGTACGCCTCTCTTATGGTGGTACGTACCTTGCTGGGCATGTTCGAATCGGCAAGTGCGGTTGGTTGCATCGCTGTGAGCGGCATGTATTACACGAAGTCTGAACAAAGTGCGAGAATTGGTTATTGGGCAGCTCAGGCAGGTACCGGGTACATCATTGGTGGTTTGATCTCATTTGGCTTCTTGCACTACCACGGCAAAAGTTTCACATCATGGCAAATcatgttcttggtggtAGGTTTGGTCACCGTTGTGTTTGGGATTATAACGTTTTTATACCTGCCAGATAATGTCACTAACGCTTGGTTCCTGAATCAGGATGAGAAAGTTGCTGTCGTTAAGCACATCAGAGACAACCAAACTGGTGTCGAAAAcaagaaattcaaaaaACAACATGTTAAGGAACTTATCTTCCATGATAAACTGACTTGGCCTATGTTGGCGATCACCGCTTTCTCGCAGATCTCTACTGGTTCCATTGGTACCTTTTCTGTTACTATTACACAAACTTTCGGTTTTGATAGCAAGCAGACCGCACTTTTGCAGCTTCCTATCGGTGCGATTActatcatcatcatcatcgtgACAACGCAGATGATTTCTCGTTGGAACCAAATTACGTTGGTCACCACATCCATGTACATCCCAGCCATCATCGGTTGCATTGTTATGTTGGCTTTGCCTCTTTCAAACCATGTCGGGAACCTTTTGGCGCTATATCTACTTTACAGCGGTTCCTGCGTGATTACCAACATCTACATTTGGAATTCCTGTAACACTTCGGGTTATTGTAAAAGAATTGTTAGAAATGCTTTGACAATGATTGTTTACAACGTGGCCTGTATTGTCGCGCCACAAATGTTTAGAGCTTATTCTGCTCCTCGTTATGTGCCGGCTAAGATTGCTCTGCTAGTTACTCAATGTGTCTGCGTTCCGCTTCAATTGTATGTTGGTTATTtgagcagaagagaaaaccTAAAAAGAGACAAAGAACAGGAAGGTCAAGTCATCGAAAACTATCAATTCCTTGACTTGACAGATATTGAGAATAGGAGTTTCAGGTACGTTTATTAG
- the CMS1 gene encoding Cms1p (ancestral locus Anc_5.228): MSNPDDLEDGLLYDYQSDTESNHIKEVSPETADKADEVLSDRKRAPEDNASEKKLLSKRQKKLGNSSLRDKKKELFEYEIERRKALAKSSPEVIVDYFAALVREKNPNLSALELDDLYFKKSDFISTEKFEKDRSLTNFPDFVSQFTKAPRALILSMSNMRVADIFRSLNGSKNCVKLFSKNKLKDDLAIVERVFEKKTNEKTQNIKYFISTPTRINKIFESSELFFQGKDKLDVILDASYLDPKKNTLLSSDNTMILCQVLKLVLERKSSVKILLY; this comes from the coding sequence ATGTCGAATCCTGACGATTTGGAAGACGGATTGCTATACGATTACCAATCTGATACTGAATCTAATCATATAAAAGAGGTTTCACCTGAGACAGCAGACAAAGCAGACGAGGTTTTAAGTGATAGAAAAAGAGCACCTGAAGACAATGCTagtgaaaagaagcttctATCCAAGAGACAAAAAAAGCTCGGAAATTCGAGCCTTCGtgacaagaagaaggagctgtTTGAATATGAGATCGAGCGAAGGAAGGCTTTGGCGAAATCTTCACCGGAGGTAATTGTTGACTATTTCGCAGCTTTGGTTCGAGAGAAAAACCCAAATTTAAGTGCTCTTGAGTTAGATGATTTATATTTCAAAAAATCGGATTTCATTTCCactgaaaagtttgagaaagatcGCTCGTTAACTAACTTTCCGGATTTTGTCTCACAATTCACTAAAGCCCCACGAGCACTGATCCTTTCGATGTCGAATATGAGAGTCGCAGACATCTTTAGGAGTTTAAATGGAAGTAAGAACTGCGTAAAGCTGTTTTCTAAGAATAAGCTGAAAGATGACCTGGCGATAGTGGAAAGGGTGtttgaaaaaaaaacaaaTGAGAAAACGCAGAATATTAAATACTTCATATCGACTCCCACTCGTATCAACAAGATATTTGAGAGCAGTGAGCTGTTTTTCCAAGGTAAAGATAAACTGGACGTCATTCTAGATGCCAGCTATTTGGATCCGAAGAAGAACACCTTGCTTTCGTCGGACAATACCATGATTCTGTGCCAAGTTCTCAAGCTTGTACTTGAGAGGAAAAGCTCTGTGAAAATACTACTATACTAG
- the APL1 gene encoding Apl1p (ancestral locus Anc_5.229), which yields MSDQRVFTRYKANELRAELQAFDVKKSKSSANKRKNALRKIVANLTMGNYSEMAILIPEILKFWKIEDDLEVKRICHEYVRSLGSARPKIALEALPLILGDLNSRNEQVQIMALETLVAVPVSEFFEEATKNVLSFINRRSVPPNVTKTAIYASEQLEFTGSARTDLLDLLLNLIERENTQPTLRIAALHALHTIHDRNMDLQPLRLHMDTSFKLLDLLPQLNEWDKALALESLTISAVPENHEDAYEMIDIALTQLQHVNTFVALNAFKFVAYLLNYVDQVDESLIKRFSNSIVSLLNKPPEIQFLVLRNIILLLLSRDTPLLQMDVSYFFIEFNDPIYIKDTKLECLYLSANRDSLSRILEELEQYATDIDIQMSRKAIRAIGNLAVKLDRDCAAECVSALLDLLEFGVDYVIQEIISVFRNILRKHTEDFTSIINKLVEYKDSVQEPESKNAMIWIITQYSRDIPNYLQVFDTFSSNIKEETLEVQYSILNSSVRFFVRDPNPATEKNCLQMFKVCTEETNNPDLRGRAFMYWNLLSMSQSPKNHLMSSDAIKKIVDGELPVIELNTKLDPLVLEELELNVGSIASIYLKPVSQIFRTDRTKHLLRSPVLNKDRKHIKILRRSTSGLNFDGFDALPELVSRNDSDRRSNISARRTKMNDYDKPAEKVNHLKGKRKSSSTSPSKITRKPSMLVRKLSIRRPF from the coding sequence ATGTCTGACCAGAGGGTCTTCACTAGATATAAAGCCAATGAGCTGCGAGCTGAACTACAAGCCTTCGATGTGAAAAAATCGAAATCGAGTGCTAATAAGAGGAAGAATGCTTTACGGAAGATCGTTGCCAATCTAACGATGGGGAATTACAGTGAGATGGCAATCTTGATTCCtgaaattttgaaattttggaaGATCGAGGATGACCTTGAAGTAAAGAGGATCTGTCATGAATATGTCAGATCGCTGGGCTCCGCGAGGCCTAAGATTGCCCTTGAGGCATTGCCACTGATACTTGGTGACCTAAACAGCAGGAACGAGCAAGTACAGATTATGGCGCTGGAAACATTGGTAGCAGTGCCCGTATCCGAGTTCTTCGAGGAAGCTACGAAAAATGTTTTGTCATTCATAAATCGCCGTAGCGTACCACCTAACGTGACTAAAACAGCAATTTATGCCTCGGAGCAACTGGAATTCACAGGATCTGCGAGGACAGATCTTTTGGAccttcttttgaatcttATCGAGCGGGAAAATACACAACCAACTTTAAGAATAGCGGCACTACATGCTTTGCATACCATTCACGACAGAAATATGGATCTGCAGCCTTTAAGGCTCCACATGGACACATCATTCAAACTATTAGATCTTCTGCCTCAACTGAATGAATGGGACAAGGCACTTGCATTGGAGTCATTAACCATTTCAGCAGTGCCAGAAAATCACGAAGATGCATATGAAATGATTGATATTGCGTTGACGCAATTGCAACATGTTAACACCTTTGTTGCCCTGAACGCTTTCAAATTTGTTGCTTACTTACTGAATTACGTCGACCAAGTTGATGAGTCGCTAATTAAAAGATTTTCAAATTCCATTGTGTCACTATTGAATAAACCACCAGAAATACAGTTTCTTGTATTGAGAAACATCATATTACTGCTGCTGAGTAGAGATACTCCTTTGTTACAAATGGACGTTTCCTATTTTTTCATAGAGTTCAATGACCCCATTTACATCAAGGACACTAAACTCGAATGTTTATACCTATCAGCGAATCGCGACAGTTTGTCGAGgattttggaagaacttgaaCAGTATGCCACAGATATTGATATTCAGATGTCACGTAAGGCTATAAGAGCTATCGGAAATCTTGCTGTCAAGCTCGATAGAGATTGTGCAGCTGAATGTGTGTCAGCACTCTTGGATCTACTGGAATTTGGTGTTGATTATGTCATACAAGAGATCATATCAGTTTTTAGAAATATTTTGCGGAAACACACCGAGGACTTCACTTCCATCATAAACAAACTGGTTGAATATAAAGACTCAGTTCAGGAGCCAGAATCCAAAAATGCAATGATATGGATAATAACTCAATATTCTCGAGATATACCGAATTATCTACAAGTTTTTGATACCTTTTCCTCTAATATCAAGGAGGAAACCCTTGAAGTTCAATATTCCATTTTAAATTCCAGCGTACGGTTCTTCGTTAGAGACCCTAACCCAGCGACTGAGAAAAACTGTCTGCAAATGTTCAAAGTTTGCACAGAGGAGACCAACAACCCTGACCTTAGAGGAAGAGCCTTTATGTATTGGAATCTATTGTCCATGAGTCAGTCACCAAAGAACCATCTGATGAGTAGCGATGCCATCAAAAAAATTGTAGACGGCGAATTGCCCGTAATAGAATTGAATACAAAACTAGATCCACTCGTTTTAGAGGAACTTGAGCTCAATGTTGGGTCCATTGCATCAATATATCTCAAGCCCGTGTCTCAAATCTTCCGAACGGACAGGACCAAACATCTGCTGCGCAGTCCTGTTTTGAATAAAGACAGGAAACATATCAAGATactgagaagaagcacaagCGGTCTGAATTTTGACGGTTTTGATGCTCTTCCGGAATTGGTGTCTCGCAACGATTCTGATAGACGCTCGAACATATCCGCGAGAAGGACAAAGATGAACGATTACGATAAGCCGGCTGAAAAGGTCAATCATTTGAAAGGCAAAAGGAAGTCAAGCTCGACAAGCCCTTCTAAAATAACACGAAAGCCATCGATGTTAGTCAGAAAGCTATCGATACGGAGGCCCTTTTAG
- the SAG1 gene encoding Sag1p (ancestral locus Anc_5.225), which translates to MSSFRFYSLSLIISSLAFAAEIAQISFAGLSYTPLTSLHYPQQGWKASFDFSIGQSVSTGDFFELSMPHVYRLKFDNDESTMTAQLSDGTQAFKCYVTQQAAYLYEDTVFRCEATTDLSAAVSGSMSFSLSFSNGGSAYKYELQNAQTFHAGVNEVQLSDKMSAPINFDAYDFNGDIYTIGRSTTYNKFESYYLGMKCADGYLLGGTQTINYDNLGKNFALDCSSAQVYLSDNFNDWFLPVAYEKAYANITCSANSLQVSLNEAKPKESLWINALQSVAQGINTIQHDVHLIYSCSNTLQKTVQTKELHTIVEYTIYQGTAAATLSGTSNQQVPTSTKSCSKCTAASSDASTQTTGTCSQYSDSLMTSSSKSGTSSESCSSPLRSSSVITDHTTPCTVCHSSEMMSSSSGASTSSTISSPSSRPASLSTSTPSTSSTVTSATGTTSSNLSSAPSTTSISSIKITSSSSFLTTSSTSPTSFFSSNTNVLSSSTKTSSAISRTSSTDISSNSLITSSSTNISSSSTNISSSSTGIHSSSGERPSSMSNNTSAHSSSTETSTLNSSTASQSIGTFSSSASPPPVSSASYFTTVFSSSGTEATSSGSSSPSSSNSSPSSTRNSLTSLSSLSSSSITSLSTGVVNTSFIYSWPSSPVSSIPFTSSSSILPSFFSLTSTISSQGTAPSDSSAISISTSCWTSLDSSCTTETSMASDTKFYTVETISCSHCDASSISVSDSGLFPQSRTTTSLIVSSIGGANISHFASCTNCPASTATQFMGTGTSSDLQLLTTTTTSETDTINPSQNIPPELQSSRDTGSVSSDRGLVVSSPVWTGDVITTEIFQMGTTSTKNDTTILETSLITIVSSKSHTKPVSLQPTPLVSESSSSVYEGAAFCYGEERRNTAFLALLLLMLL; encoded by the coding sequence ATGAGTTCCTTTCGTTTTTACAGTCTTTCGCTGATTATTTCAAGCCTGGCATTCGCTGCTGAGATCGCTCAGATATCCTTCGCCGGCCTATCTTACACTCCTTTGACCTCTCTCCATTATCCACAGCAAGGATGGAAGGCTTCCTTTGACTTCAGTATCGGTCAATCTGTCTCGACAGGTGACTTCTTCGAGTTATCGATGCCACATGTGTATCGATTGAAGTTCGACAACGATGAGTCCACCATGACTGCACAGCTAAGCGACGGGACTCAGGCTTTCAAATGCTACGTTACGCAACAAGCTGCCTATTTATATGAGGATACAGTATTCAGATGTGAGGCCACCACAGATCTCTCAGCTGCTGTTTCTGGATCGATGTCTTTTTCTTTAAGCTTCAGCAATGGTGGATCTGCATATAAATATGAGCTGCAAAATGCTCAAACTTTCCACGCAGGTGTCAATGAGGTGCAGTTGAGTGATAAAATGTCAGCTCCCATCAATTTCGATGCCTACGACTTCAATGGCGATATTTATACAATTGGGCGCAGCACGACTTATAACAAGTTTGAAAGTTACTATCTGGGAATGAAGTGTGCAGACGGATATTTGCTTGGGGGAACTCAAACCATCAACTACGATAATCTGGGCAAAAACTTTGCTCTCGACTGTTCATCCGCTCAAGTTTACCTGTCAGATAATTTCAATGATTGGTTTTTGCCCGTTGCTTATGAAAAAGCTTACGCAAATATAACATGTTCTGCTAACAGCTTGCAAGTTAGCTTGAATGAAGCTAAGCCCAAGGAATCGCTATGGATCAATGCTCTACAGTCTGTAGCTCAAGGGATCAACACAATTCAGCATGATGTCCATTTGATATATTCTTGCTCCAATACTTTGCAGAAAACAGTTCAAACAAAGGAGCTACATACCATCGTTGAGTACACAATTTATCAGGGAACGGCGGCCGCAACCTTGTCTGGAACGAGCAACCAGCAGGTACCTACTTCGACGAAGTCGTGCTCAAAATGTACCGCAGCCTCAAGTGATGCAAGCACTCAAACGACTGGTACATGCTCACAATATAGTGACAGCTTAATGACGTCGTCGAGTAAAAGCGGTACATCATCAGAGTCATGTTCGTCACCTCTGCGAAGCAGTTCAGTTATCACCGACCATACGACTCCCTGTACTGTCtgtcattcttcagaaatGATGTCAAGTAGTAGTGGAGCCTCTACGAGCTCAACCATTTCCTCGCCGAGTTCGAGACCTGCTTCATTAAGCACAAGCACTCCTTCTACGAGTTCAACCGTCACCTCGGCAACAGGAACAACCTCGTCAAATCTAAGCTCAGCTCCGTCTACTACATCGATCAGCTCAATCAAAATAACGTCATCAAGCTCATTCCTAACAACTTCAAGCACTTCACCAACaagctttttctcttcaaacACAAACGTTCTCTCATCAAGTACCAAAACAAGTTCAGCAATCAGCAGGACATCCTCGACGGATATAAGCTCCAATTCATTGATTACTTCGTCAAGCACAAACATCTCTTCGTCAAGCACAAacatctcttcatcgagTACAGGCATCCATTCCTCGAGCGGCGAGCGGCCTTCGTCAATGTCAAATAATACAAGCGCACATTCATCAAGCACTGAAACCTCTACTCTAAATTCAAGTACTGCTTCGCAGAGTATAGGCACTTTTTCATCAAGCGCGAGCCCTCCGCCTGTGAGCTCGGCTAGTTATTTCACTACtgtcttttcttcctctggaACCGAAGCAACATCTTCAGGATCAAGCTCACCTTCAAGCTCAAACAGTTCTCCATCAAGCACCAGAAATTCGCTGACATCCTTGTCCAGTCTGTCCTCGTCAAGTATCACGTCGCTGAGTACCGGAGTTGTGAACACATCATTCATATAttcttggccttcaagCCCCGTCTCATCAATACCGTTCACATCTTCGTCAAGCATCCTACCATCATTTTTTTCCTTAACTTCAACGATATCATCACAGGGCACTGCGCCATCGGATAGCTCAGCaatttcaatttcgacaTCATGCTGGACATCGCTTGATTCAAGTTGTACAACCGAAACCTCCATGGCTTCTGACACGAAATTTTATACAGTTGAAACAATTAGTTGTTCTCATTGTGATGCCTCTTCGATCTCCGTAAGCGATTCGGGACTATTCCCTCAGAGTAGAACGACTACCAGTTTGATTGTGAGCAGTATAGGGGGCGCTAACATATCCCACTTTGCTAGCTGTACCAATTGTCCCGCAAGTACCGCAACACAGTTCATGGGTACAGGGACCTCAAGCGATCTTCAATTATTAACAACAACAACTACTTCTGAAACGGATACTATAAATCCAAGTCAAAATATTCCTCCTGAACTACAGAGCTCGAGAGACACTGGCTCGGTCTCTAGCGACCGGGGGTTGGTAGTGTCGTCCCCCGTATGGACTGGTGATGTTATCACCACCGAAATCTTTCAGATGGGAACAACTAGCACGAAAAATGACACAACTATTTTGGAGACATCCCTGATTACTATCGTGTCCTCCAAGTCGCACACCAAACCAGTATCGTTACAACCTACGCCTCTGGTGTCCGAAAGCTCATCATCGGTATATGAGGGAGCGGCCTTCTGCTACGGAGAGGAACGAAGAAACACAGCTTTCTTAGCGCTGTTGCTTCTGATGTTATTGTAA